Proteins from a single region of Gossypium arboreum isolate Shixiya-1 chromosome 1, ASM2569848v2, whole genome shotgun sequence:
- the LOC108482082 gene encoding cyclin-D3-3-like: MAFNSPFVIDSLYCSEDTGEDHFVEESCFNKSNPFPILLEQDFLWEDDELSSLLSKEEQSQMYNCLQTNRNLAVARFTAVDWMLKVTAHHSFSALTAVLAVNYLDRFLFSLPFQTDKPWMTQLGAVACLSLAAKVEETQVPLLLDLQVEESKYYFEAKTIQRMEILVLSTLQWKMNPITPISFLDYIARRLGLKGHVCWEFLRRCDQILLSVISDSRFLCYLPSAMATAIMLQVMDSVELEPNLRVQFENQLLDNLGINKDKVDESCKLIIELTKTREEGNQSKKRRFKWIPESPNGVIDLLFISDESNDSWGVSSPDPVSKKIKTQLLH; this comes from the exons ATGGCTTTCAACTCTCCATTTGTTATCGATTCTCTTTATTGTTCAGAAGACACAGGAGAAGACCACTTTGTTGAAGAAAGTTGTTTCAATAAATCAAACCCATTTCCAATCTTGTTAGAGCAGGACTTCTTGTGGGAAGATGATGAACTTTCCTCCTTACTTTCAAAGGAAGAGCAAAGTCAAATGTACAATTGCCTTCAAACCAATAGGAATCTAGCTGTGGCTCGCTTTACTGCTGTGGATTGGATGTTGAAAGTCACTGCTCACCATTCCTTCTCTGCTCTCACTGCTGTTCTTGCTGTCAATTATCTCGATAGATTCTTGTTTAGCCTCCCTTTCCAAACTGACAAACCATGGATGACTCAACTAGGTGCTGTTGCTTGTCTTTCTCTAGCAGCCAAAGTGGAAGAAACCCAAGTGCCTCTCCTACTGGACTTACAA GTGGAGGAGAGCAAATATTATTTTGAGGCCAAAACAATCCAAAGAATGGAGATTTTGGTACTCTCCACACTTCAATGGAAAATGAACCCTATAACCCCAATTTCATTTCTTGATTACATTGCAAGGAGGCTTGGGTTGAAAGGCCATGTTTGTTGGGAATTTCTCAGGAGATGTGACCAAATTTTGCTCTCTGTCATTTCAG ATTCAAGGTTTTTGTGCTACCTTCCTTCAGCAATGGCCACTGCTATAATGCTGCAAGTTATGGATAGCGTTGAGCTTGAACCTAATCTTAGAGTACAATTCGAAAACCAGCTTTTAGACAACCTGGGAATTAACAAG GACAAGGTAGATGAATCCTGTAAATTGATAATAGAATTGACAAAAACAAGAGAGGAAGGCAACCAATCAAAGAAGCGCAGATTCAAGTGGATTCCTGAAAGCCCAAATGGCGTAATAGATTTGTTGTTTATTTCTGATGAATCCAACGATTCATGGGGAGTTTCATCACCAGACCCTGTTTCCAAGAAGATCAAAACTCAGCTCCTTCACTAA